Proteins from one Podarcis raffonei isolate rPodRaf1 chromosome 1, rPodRaf1.pri, whole genome shotgun sequence genomic window:
- the LOC128421809 gene encoding 5-hydroxytryptamine receptor 5B-like gives MPLNGSSSGAGGANRTSSSDDGEPLSLFRLLVLSLLALLTLATLVWNLLVLATIVRVRAFHRAPHNLVASTAAADALVAALVMPLSLAKELSGGGRRWRLGRALCHAWVCLDVLCCTASIWSVAAIALDRYWSVSRHLRYTPRARRRASGALIGVAWALGALLALLPLLLGWGGSSYSAEQQRCQVSPEPAYAVFSTGGAFYLPLGVVIFVYWKIYKAAKFRVGVRNAVGPLPETGQVKEASHQPQMVFTARHATVTFQTDGETWREQKEKKAAMMVGILIGVFVLCWIPFFVTELISPLCSCTIAPVWKSIFLWLGYSNSFFNPLIYTAFNKNYNNAFKNLFVRQR, from the exons ATGCCGCTGAACGGCTCCTCCTCAGGCGCCGGAGGAGCCAACCGCACCTCGTCCTCAGACGACGGCGAGCCCCTGTCCCTCTTCCGCCTGCTGGTGCTGAGCCTGCTGGCGCTGCTGACTCTGGCCACGCTGGTGTGGAACCTGCTGGTGCTGGCCACCATCGTGCGCGTGAGGGCTTTCCACCGCGCGCCGCACAACCTGGTGGCGTCCACGGCGGCGGCCGACGCGCTGGTGGCGGCGCTGGTGATGCCCCTCAGCCTGGCCAAGGAGCTGTCGGGGGGCGGGCGGCGCTGGCGCCTGGGCCGGGCGCTGTGCCACGCGTGGGTCTGCCTCGACGTGCTCTGCTGCACGGCCAGCATCTGGAGCGTGGCCGCCATCGCCCTCGACCGCTACTGGTCCGTCTCCAGGCACCTGCGCTACACCCCGCGCGCGCGTCGCCGAGCCTCGGGCGCCCTCATCGGCGTGGCGTGGGCGCTGGGCGCGCTCCtggcgctgctgccgctgctgctcggCTGGGGAGGCAGCTCGTACAGCGCCGAGCAGCAGCGCTGCCAGGTCAGCCCCGAGCCCGCCTACGCCGTCTTCTCCACCGGGGGCGCTTTCTACCTGCCCCTGGGCGTCGTGATCTTCGTCTACTGGAAGATCTACAAGGCGGCCAAGTTCCGCGTCGGAGTCAGGAACGCCGTCGGGCCCCTCCCAGAAACTGGGCAG GTGAAAGAAGCTTCTCATCAGCCGCAGATGGTGTTTACAGCTCGTCATGCGACTGTCACTTTCCAGACAGATGGAGAAACATGGAGAgaacagaaagagaagaaagcgGCTATGATGGTTGGCATTTTAATTGGTGTGTTTGTACTTTGCTGGATTCCCTTCTTTGTCACAGAACTAATAAGCCCCCTCTGCTCCTGCACCATAGCACCAGTCTGGAAAAGCATCTTCCTCTGGCTTGGTTACTCCAACTCCTTCTTCAATCCTCTGATTTATACAGCTTTTAACAAAAACTACAACAATGCATTCAAGAACCTTTTTGTGAGGCAGAGGTAA